The following proteins are co-located in the Mus caroli chromosome 7, CAROLI_EIJ_v1.1, whole genome shotgun sequence genome:
- the Dhdh gene encoding trans-1,2-dihydrobenzene-1,2-diol dehydrogenase: MALRWGVVSAGLIASDFTTVLSSLPPSEHQVVAVAARDLNRAEEFAQKYNIPKAYGSYEELAKDPNVEVAYIATQHPQHKPAVLLCLAAGKAVLCEKPMGVNAAEVREMVAKARSQGVFLMEAIWSRFFPAMEALREVLVQGTIGDLRVARAEFGLDLSSVPRATDWNQAGGGLLDLGIYCVQFFSMIFGAQKPEKISAVGRIHETGVDDTVSVLLQYPGGVHGSFTCSISSNLPNTAYVNGTKGMAQIQKSWSPTELVVNGERKEFPPPVLGKEYNFVNGSCMLYEANHVRECLRKGLKESPVVPLAESELLAEILEEVRKAIGVTFPQDKR, from the exons ATGGCGCTGCGCTGGGGCGTCGTGTCGGCTGGCTTAATTGCCAGCGACTTTACCACCGTGCTGAGCTCACTGCCTCCTTCGGAGCACCAG GTGGTAGCGGTAGCTGCGAGGGACCTGAACCGAGCAGAGGAGTTCGCACAGAAATACAACATCCCCAAGGCCTATGGCTCTTATGAGGAACTGGCCAAGGACCCAAACGTGG AGGTGGCCTACATCGCCACCCAGCACCCCCAGCACAAGCCAGCCGTACTCCTCTGCCTGGCAGCAGGCAAGGCTGTCCTTTGTGAGAAACCCATGGGCGTGAATGCAGCAGAAGTTCGGGAGATGGTTGCCAAAGCCCGTTCTCAAGGCGTCTTCCTCATGGAG GCCATTTGGAGCCGATTTTTTCCTGCCATGGAGGCTCTGAGGGAAGTTTTAGTTCAAGGAACTATCGGAGACCTACGAGTGGCCCGGGCAGAATTCGGATTGGATTTAAGTTCTGTACCCCGGGCCACAGACTGGAACCAAGCCGGAGGTGGACTGCTGGACCTAGGCATCTACTGTGTCCAGTTCTTCTCCATGATCTTTGgtgcacagaagccagagaaaattTCAGCTGTCGGGAGGATCCATGAAACAG GTGTGGATGATACTGTCAGCGTGCTACTTCAGTACCCAGGAGGGGTTCATGGTAGCTTCACCTGCAGCATCTCCTCCAACCTCCCCAACACAGCGTATGTGAATGGTACCAAGGGCATGGCCCAG ATTCAAAAATCGTGGTCCCCAACTGAGCTGGTGgtgaatggagagaggaaggagttcCCTCCGCCTGTCCTTGGGAAGGAGTACAATTTCGTAAATGGGTCATGCATGCTCTATGAAGCCAACCACGTGCGTGAGTGCCTGCGTAAAG gtctTAAGGAGAGTCCTGTAGTTCCTCTGGCAGAGAGTGAGCTCTTGGCTGAGATCCTTGAGGAGGTGAGGAAGGCCATTGGAGTCACCTTCCCCCAGGATAAACGCTGA